GCGGTGACGGGAGCCGGAGCAGACGCCGGATCAGGCGCGTCGGGACGGTCAGGGGCGGGCTCCGCGGCGGGGGCCTGCACCGGTCCGGGCACGGGCACCGGGTCCACTGACGTCCGAGAGGGACTCTGCGTCCGCGTCCGTGCCGAGAAGTCCGCCATCAGGCCGCCCGACTTCTTCTTGAGCGCCGCCCAGCGGGCCTCCCTCGCGCCGTCCTCGTGCCAGGGGTCGGCCGACAGGAAGTCGTACGGTTCAGCCGGTCCGCCCGTGCCCCCGGGCTCCTTCTCCGCTCCGCACTCCGGCTCCGGCTCGGCGTTCTGCGACGCCTCGTTCCTCGCCGCGTCCAGGCGCCACCCCCATCGGCGCTCCCTGAGCCGCCAGGCCCTGAGCGCCAACGCCACCGGTACGCCGATCACAGCTGTCCAGGCGAGAGCGGCCGGACCCACCAGCCACCAGACGGGGCCGAACTCCGCCAGGGCGCCGGTGCCCAGCGGGCCACCCGACACCGACGCCAGCACAGCCGCACCGATCCCGCAGCCCACAGCCGCCAGCGCCGCAACCAGGGCGGTCCGGCCTTGGCCCCACGTCCCCTCGCGTGTCCCGCGCGCCGGGACCGCTCCCCGCGCCACGAACCGGGCGACGACCAGGCCCGCCACCGCAGGCACCGCGGCCGCGGCCCAGTTCGCACCGGTACCCGGGCCGTGCGACGGCACCGCGGCGAGCAGGGGGAAGTCCGGCAGCGCGGGCGGTCCGGTGAAGGCGAGCGGAGTGGCCGTGGAGGACGCGCCCAGGGCGAATCCCGGCCCCAGGCCGTAGGAGGCGCCCCACATCGCCGCGTTCGGGACGAGCGCGACCGCCAGCAGGAGTACGGAGATCCGGCCAGCCCAGTCGCCCGACAGGCCCAGGAAGGACTCCCTCGCCGCACCCGCATGCCACACCAGCGCCACCGCGACCAGCAACGCCCCGCCTCCCAGCAGCGTGAGCACACCGGCGGCCGACGACCGCAGAGCCGCACCCGCCCCTGCCCGGAACCGGGAGCGCGCGGCGGCCTCCTGCACTCCGAGCGGCGCCCAGACCAGCAGAGGCGTCAGCGGCCGGCCCCGCGCCGCCCATACGCCCGCGGCAGCCGCGACGGCCACCACGACGGTGACGGGGAAGGCGAGCGACACCCGGTCGGCGGGCAGGGCCCCGCCCTGCGCGTACGCCGCGGAGGCCAGCACGACCAGCAGGTATCCGGCGCTCACCGCGCAGAACGCCCCGACCGCCGATTTCCCGGCCGACGGCTTATCGTCGGTCTCCGCCGAGCCCCGGGCCGCCCGGGCGTCGGTCTCCGCCGAGCCCCGGGCCGCCCGGGCGTCGGTCTCCGCCGAGTCCCGGGCCGCCCGGTGCACGAGCCACACCGGCAGCACGCCGAGCAGGAGGGGAACCGTGCCGACGGGCACGGGGTGTCCCCCCATGGTGTCGGCTCTGACGAGTTCGGCGCCGTGCGCCAGCAGCCAGAGCCCGGCCGCCACATGAAGGGCACCGCCGGGTCCGCTGTCGGGGTACGGAGAGCTGATCCACAGCAGCATGACCAGGACGGACAGCGAGCCGAGCCCCAGCCCCGCGGCAAGCACTCCGCGCACGAAGGCGGAGGCCAGTGCGGCGGACCTGCTCCGCTCGGCCGACAACATCGGGCTGCGCTCGGTCACTTGGGTCACGCCGCCATGCTGCCAACGACACGCGCTTATTCCGTGTAACGGGCGAATAGCCGCTGTGTCGCCCAATATATGTTTATGTACTTTTTCACCCAGTGCGGTGTCCTCGGAGACGGAGGCAGGACATGACGCGGAGCGCCGGTCCGGCCCCCACCGCGCCGTTGCCCTCCCCCAAGGAGCGCCGCAGGCTGCGCGAGGCAAAGGAACTGAGTGAGCAACAGGTCGCGGCGGCGGTGGGCGTCACGGCCGCCACCGTCCGCGCCTGGGAGACGGGGCGTGCCAGTCCTCGGGGCCGTCGGCGCGCGGCGTACACCAGGCTGATCGGCTGCGCCGAGCCCCGCGCCACGCAGTCCCGCTCCGTCGAAGCGGACGGGAGCAGCACGATGTCCACAGCCGGGACCGGCACCCTTCCCGCACCGGACACACTCACTGCGGACGGCCCCGCCCCGGCAACGCCCCCACCCGACGAGCCCGCCCCGGCAACGCCCCCACCGGACGAGCCCGGCCCCGATCCGCAGCCGAGAGGTCTCACCGCCGAGGAGGCGTACGACGACCTGTACGGGCGAACCGCACCGGGCCTCACCCGCCAGGTCTTTCTGCTGACGGGCCACCGCGAACTGTCCAGGGAGGCCGTCCAACACGCATTCAGGATCGCGTGGCAGCGCTGGCCCGAGGTGGCCACGGACCGCGATCCGGCCGGCTGGGTACGGGCGGCCTCGTACGAGTACGCGATGTCGCCCTGGCACCGGCTGCGCCGATCCCACCGCCGGACCGATCCGCTGCCCGAGGATCCGGCACGGCGTGCGCTGCTCGACGCACTTCTCGGCCTGCCTCCCTCGTACCGCCGCACACTCCTGCTCCACGACGGTGTGGGCCTGGGGCTGCCGGAGACGGCCGCCGAGACCGAGGCGAGCACTCACGCGGCGGCGGGCAGGCTGCTGAACGCGCGGGCCGCCGTCGCCGAGCTGCTGCCCGCACCGGCGGATCCCGCGGATCCCGGCACCGGGCCCGCACCGCTCCACGGGCCGCTCGCCGCGCTCGCCCTGTCCGAGGAGGTGCCCGCACCGCCGGCGGCCCCGGCGGTCCGGGCGGGCGGTGAACGCGTCGCGGAGCTCTGGACCCGTGCCGCGCTCTGCTTCGGGGTGCTGCTCATCGGCGCGACCGCCTTCACGCTGCACACGGCCCCCACCCACTACGAACAGCCGCTGGCGCCGGCAGAACGGGTCGGCGGCGTCCCCCCGCTGGGCGGGCCCGAGAAGCTCACGCCTCAGGACCTGAAGTTGCAGAAGGCACTGAAGGGCGAGCTCGCGCACGGCCCGGAGCGACTGGTTCCGCGCATTCCCTGACCGCGCCCCCTGGCAGCTTTCCCCGACCGCGTCCCCCGACCTGCGTCCCGGAACGGGAACGGCGCGGGCCCGCACCCCTTGTGCAGGGGTGCGGGCCCGCGCCGTTCCCGCTGTGAGGCGGTGACGCGGTGGCGGTCAGCCGCCGAGGATCTCGCGCGCCAGCTTGGCGGTCTCGGTCGGCGTCTTGCCGACCTTCACGCCCGCGGCCTCGAGGGCCTCCTTCTTGGCCGCGGCGGTGCCGGAGGAGCCGGAGACGATGGCGCCGGCGTGGCCCATGGTCTTGCCCTCCGGGGCGGTGAAGCCCGCGACGTAGCCGACGACCGGCTTCGTGACGTTCTTCGCGATGTAGTCGGCGGCACGCTCCTCGGCGTCGCCACCGATCTCGCCGATCATCACGATGAGGTCGGTGTCGGGGTCCGCCTCGAACGCCGCGAGGGCGTCGATGTGCGTCGTACCGATGACCGGGTCGCCACCGATACCGACGGCGGACGAGAAGCCGATGTCACGCAGCTCGTACATCATCTGGTAGGTCAGCGTGCCGGACTTGGACACGAGACCGATGCGGCCGGGCTTCGTGATGTCGCCCGGGATGATGCCGGCGTTGGACTGGCCCGGGGTGATCAGACCGGGGCAGTTCGGGCCGATGATCCGGGTCTTGTTGCCCTTCGAGCCGGCGTACGCCCAGAAGGCGGCCGAGTCGTGGACGGCGATGCCCTCGGTGATCACGACGGCCAGCGGGATCTCGGCGTCGATCGCCTCGACGACGGCGGCCTTCGCGAAGGCCGGCGGCACGAAGAGAACGGACACGTCGGCGCCGGTCTTCTCGATCGCCTCGGCGACGGACCCGAACACGGGTACCTCGGTGCCGTCGAAGTCGACGGAGGTGCCCGCCTTGCGGGGGTTCACGCCACCGACGATGTTGGTGCCGTCAGCCAGCATGAGCTTGGTGTGCTTCATGCCCGTGGCGCCGGTCATCCCCTGGACGATGACCTTGCTGTCCTTGGTGAGGAAGATAGCCATGGTGTTGGAGTCCCTCGTCCTTTACTTCGCAGCCGCGGCGAGTTCGGCGGCCTTGTCGGCCGCGCCGTCCATGGTGTCCACGCGCTGAACCAGCGGGTGGTTGGCGTCGGAGAGGATCTTGCGACCCAGCTCCGCGTTGTTGCCGTCGAGGCGCACGACCAGCGGCTTGGTGACGGCCTCGCCCTTGGACTTGAGCAGCTCCAGGGCCTGGACGATGCCGTTGGCGACCTCGTCACAGGCGGTGATGCCACCGAAGACGTTGACGAAGACGGACTTGACGTCCGGGTCGCCGAGGATGATCTCCAGGCCGTTCGCCATGACCTCGGCCGAGGCGCCGCCGCCGATGTCGAGGAAGTTGGCGGGCTTCACGTTGCCGTGGTTCTCACCGGCGTACGCGACGACGTCCAGGGTCGACATGACCAGACCGGCACCGTTACCGATGATGCCGACCTCGCCCTCGAGCTTGACGTAGTTGAGGTTCTTGGCCTTGGCGGCGGCCTCGAGGGGGTTGGCCGCGGCCTTGTCCTCGAGCGCCTCGTGACCGGGCTGGCGGAAGTCGGCGTTCTCGTCGAGAGACACCTTTCCGTCCAGCGCCAGAATGCGGCCGTCCTTGGTCTTCACCAGCGGGTTGACCTCGACGAGGAGCGCGTCCTCGGCGACGAAGGTGTCCCACAGGGTCACCATGGCCTCGGCGACACCCTCGGCCACCTCGGCCGGGAACTTCGCCTGGGCCACGATCTCGCGGGCCTTCTCGATGTCGACGCCGTCGACGGCGTTGACCGGGACCTTCGCGAGGGCCTCGGGGGTCTTCTCCGCGACCTCCTCGATGTCCATACCGCCCTGCACCGACGCCATGGCGAGGAAGGTGCGGTTGGTGCGGTCGAGGAGGTACGAGACGTAGTACTCAGCCTCGATCTCCGGGGACAGCTCGGCGATCATCACCTTGTGGACCGTGTGGCCCTTGATGTCCATGCCGAGGATGTCGGTCGCACGCGCGACCGCCTCGTCGGGGGTGGCGGCCAGCTTGACGCCGCCGGCCTTGCCGCGGCCGCCGACCTTCACCTGCGCCTTGACGACGGACTTGCCGCCCAGCCGCTCGGTCGCCTCGCGGGCTGCCTCAGGCGTGTCGATGACTTCACCGGCCAGCACCGGTACACCGTGCTTGGCGAAGAGGTCCCTCGCCTGGTACTCGAACAGGTCCACGCGCGTCCGTCCCTTTTAGTGGTCTCGCGGTTCGTTTTCTGCGTGGGCGTGCCGCGAGGGCAACGTGACTGCGCGGTCACAGGGGAGGCGCACACGGTGACCCGGTACGCGGCATGTCCATCCGGCAGGTTATCC
The DNA window shown above is from Streptomyces sp. Alt3 and carries:
- a CDS encoding cell division protein PerM, which translates into the protein MTERSPMLSAERSRSAALASAFVRGVLAAGLGLGSLSVLVMLLWISSPYPDSGPGGALHVAAGLWLLAHGAELVRADTMGGHPVPVGTVPLLLGVLPVWLVHRAARDSAETDARAARGSAETDARAARGSAETDDKPSAGKSAVGAFCAVSAGYLLVVLASAAYAQGGALPADRVSLAFPVTVVVAVAAAAGVWAARGRPLTPLLVWAPLGVQEAAARSRFRAGAGAALRSSAAGVLTLLGGGALLVAVALVWHAGAARESFLGLSGDWAGRISVLLLAVALVPNAAMWGASYGLGPGFALGASSTATPLAFTGPPALPDFPLLAAVPSHGPGTGANWAAAAVPAVAGLVVARFVARGAVPARGTREGTWGQGRTALVAALAAVGCGIGAAVLASVSGGPLGTGALAEFGPVWWLVGPAALAWTAVIGVPVALALRAWRLRERRWGWRLDAARNEASQNAEPEPECGAEKEPGGTGGPAEPYDFLSADPWHEDGAREARWAALKKKSGGLMADFSARTRTQSPSRTSVDPVPVPGPVQAPAAEPAPDRPDAPDPASAPAPVTAADPASGPASVTASDPASASAPASAAESGPEPSPESSAGGDSEPGTRDSDLDTPTGRVPGAPGHPEPGRKTAS
- a CDS encoding helix-turn-helix domain-containing protein, encoding MTRSAGPAPTAPLPSPKERRRLREAKELSEQQVAAAVGVTAATVRAWETGRASPRGRRRAAYTRLIGCAEPRATQSRSVEADGSSTMSTAGTGTLPAPDTLTADGPAPATPPPDEPAPATPPPDEPGPDPQPRGLTAEEAYDDLYGRTAPGLTRQVFLLTGHRELSREAVQHAFRIAWQRWPEVATDRDPAGWVRAASYEYAMSPWHRLRRSHRRTDPLPEDPARRALLDALLGLPPSYRRTLLLHDGVGLGLPETAAETEASTHAAAGRLLNARAAVAELLPAPADPADPGTGPAPLHGPLAALALSEEVPAPPAAPAVRAGGERVAELWTRAALCFGVLLIGATAFTLHTAPTHYEQPLAPAERVGGVPPLGGPEKLTPQDLKLQKALKGELAHGPERLVPRIP
- the sucD gene encoding succinate--CoA ligase subunit alpha, whose translation is MAIFLTKDSKVIVQGMTGATGMKHTKLMLADGTNIVGGVNPRKAGTSVDFDGTEVPVFGSVAEAIEKTGADVSVLFVPPAFAKAAVVEAIDAEIPLAVVITEGIAVHDSAAFWAYAGSKGNKTRIIGPNCPGLITPGQSNAGIIPGDITKPGRIGLVSKSGTLTYQMMYELRDIGFSSAVGIGGDPVIGTTHIDALAAFEADPDTDLIVMIGEIGGDAEERAADYIAKNVTKPVVGYVAGFTAPEGKTMGHAGAIVSGSSGTAAAKKEALEAAGVKVGKTPTETAKLAREILGG
- the sucC gene encoding ADP-forming succinate--CoA ligase subunit beta, whose translation is MDLFEYQARDLFAKHGVPVLAGEVIDTPEAAREATERLGGKSVVKAQVKVGGRGKAGGVKLAATPDEAVARATDILGMDIKGHTVHKVMIAELSPEIEAEYYVSYLLDRTNRTFLAMASVQGGMDIEEVAEKTPEALAKVPVNAVDGVDIEKAREIVAQAKFPAEVAEGVAEAMVTLWDTFVAEDALLVEVNPLVKTKDGRILALDGKVSLDENADFRQPGHEALEDKAAANPLEAAAKAKNLNYVKLEGEVGIIGNGAGLVMSTLDVVAYAGENHGNVKPANFLDIGGGASAEVMANGLEIILGDPDVKSVFVNVFGGITACDEVANGIVQALELLKSKGEAVTKPLVVRLDGNNAELGRKILSDANHPLVQRVDTMDGAADKAAELAAAAK